One genomic region from Terriglobales bacterium encodes:
- a CDS encoding helix-turn-helix domain-containing protein, with amino-acid sequence MKNQLEALVAQMHESGILYSEAVREFKKRFIMNVLDRNHGNQSKAARELGMHRNTLSRTISELNLDLGELRNGARRPPRSARPELEPLERKAVR; translated from the coding sequence GTGAAGAACCAGCTTGAGGCACTCGTCGCGCAAATGCATGAGTCCGGCATTCTCTATTCTGAAGCAGTCCGGGAATTCAAGAAGCGCTTCATCATGAATGTGCTTGACCGCAATCATGGCAATCAGAGCAAGGCAGCCCGCGAGCTCGGGATGCACCGCAATACCCTCAGCCGCACCATCTCTGAACTGAATCTCGACTTAGGAGAGCTGCGCAACGGCGCTCGCCGTCCTCCACGCAGCGCTCGCCCCGAATTGGAACCGCTGGAGAGAAAAGCTGTACGATGA
- a CDS encoding HAD family hydrolase, whose translation MKLRQADDEAIGTQSTQEHLPTVSGPKLKTGWAGAAEIPTSQAPSIHIKPGVDWKAADAYLFDIDGTLLNSRDAVHYFAFHHAVQQVFGLDFRIDGVPVHGNTDVGILRAYLEVAGVPESEWRPKLPSVLRIMTDEVERNAADLRPELCPSIRELVEHLSAEGKLLGVASGNLEPVGWAKLRACGLRDYFSFGAFSGEREKRDDIIAFGVQTARELRGSKAKVYVVGDTPADIRSAHANEIPAIAVATGIYSFEELLAHAPEICISCCRDLIQS comes from the coding sequence ATGAAGCTTCGCCAAGCCGACGACGAGGCAATCGGGACACAATCAACGCAAGAGCATTTACCCACAGTATCTGGTCCGAAACTGAAGACCGGGTGGGCAGGTGCTGCCGAAATTCCCACGAGCCAGGCACCTTCGATTCATATAAAACCTGGAGTCGATTGGAAGGCGGCAGACGCTTACCTATTCGATATCGACGGAACACTGCTAAACAGCCGTGATGCTGTTCATTACTTCGCGTTTCATCACGCTGTACAACAAGTCTTCGGACTTGACTTCCGCATCGACGGTGTCCCTGTTCACGGAAACACCGATGTCGGCATACTTCGCGCTTACCTCGAAGTAGCGGGAGTGCCTGAGAGCGAATGGCGACCTAAATTGCCTTCTGTATTGCGAATCATGACAGATGAGGTCGAGCGCAACGCCGCCGATCTTCGTCCAGAGCTTTGTCCGTCCATTCGGGAATTGGTTGAACACCTGTCAGCAGAAGGAAAGCTACTCGGTGTAGCGTCAGGCAATCTCGAACCCGTTGGCTGGGCAAAGCTCCGTGCCTGCGGCCTGCGCGATTACTTCTCGTTCGGAGCCTTCTCCGGAGAGAGGGAAAAACGAGACGACATCATCGCCTTCGGAGTACAGACCGCGCGTGAGCTTCGCGGCTCAAAAGCCAAAGTGTACGTTGTCGGTGACACGCCTGCCGATATTCGCTCGGCGCATGCCAACGAGATCCCAGCGATCGCCGTCGCTACGGGAATCTACAGCTTTGAAGAACTGCTCGCTCATGCGCCGGAAATCTGCATATCCTGCTGCCGTGATCTCATACAAAGCTAG
- a CDS encoding thioredoxin domain-containing protein yields MKTTIRVVCFAVLFASIVSAQTAKSARTQKAAPAAKESTAATITVKRPSMEMLNSFMHHMFGYDPMIKWKVESVRPSEVPGITEVVVTFGEPPQQRTAFYVGSDLEHAFIGQIIPFGADPFGPVRNKLAAEAKGPVQGSASAPVEIVEFSDFECPHCKKAQPKLEQLMNESPNARLVFENFPLSSIHKWADLAAAYADCVARSNPDKFWKFFHSVFDQQEQITAETAASKLSALATDAGVDAGATATCANSPETKTRVNQQYELGVSVGVNATPTLFLNGRKIENVNDTPVEVLKQMIDFEASESQKK; encoded by the coding sequence TTGAAGACGACAATTCGCGTTGTTTGCTTTGCTGTACTTTTTGCCAGCATTGTCTCCGCTCAGACCGCAAAGTCCGCTCGCACTCAAAAAGCTGCTCCTGCCGCGAAGGAATCGACAGCTGCGACGATTACGGTTAAACGTCCAAGCATGGAGATGCTGAATTCTTTCATGCATCACATGTTTGGCTACGATCCGATGATCAAGTGGAAGGTCGAGAGTGTGCGACCTTCCGAAGTGCCCGGCATCACGGAGGTCGTTGTCACCTTCGGAGAGCCTCCGCAGCAGCGAACGGCTTTTTATGTCGGCAGCGATCTGGAGCACGCCTTTATCGGCCAGATCATTCCTTTCGGAGCTGATCCGTTTGGCCCGGTGCGGAACAAGCTCGCTGCTGAAGCCAAAGGCCCGGTTCAAGGGAGCGCGAGCGCTCCGGTTGAGATCGTAGAATTCAGCGATTTCGAATGTCCCCACTGCAAGAAGGCGCAGCCAAAACTGGAACAACTCATGAACGAGTCGCCCAATGCGCGTCTCGTCTTTGAGAACTTCCCTCTTTCAAGTATCCACAAATGGGCCGATTTGGCTGCGGCCTATGCGGATTGCGTCGCGCGCAGTAATCCCGACAAGTTCTGGAAGTTTTTCCATTCGGTTTTCGATCAGCAGGAACAGATCACCGCCGAAACGGCTGCAAGCAAGCTGAGCGCTCTTGCTACCGATGCTGGGGTCGATGCTGGCGCCACCGCTACGTGCGCGAACTCACCAGAAACGAAGACTCGCGTGAATCAGCAGTACGAGTTAGGCGTTTCGGTTGGAGTGAATGCCACGCCTACGCTGTTCCTGAACGGCAGGAAGATCGAAAATGTGAATGACACGCCGGTTGAAGTTCTCAAACAAATGATCGACTTCGAAGCCAGCGAATCACAGAAGAAATAG
- a CDS encoding NAD+ synthase → MKIALGQINPTVGDFCGNASKIISYTREARERGADLILFPELAICGYPPRDLVEKPSFVTQSGNTLARLAREAQGISIVCGLVTPAKSETGKSVMNSAAWLRDGHVEFMQSKMLLPTYDVFDEDRYFAPARKQEIFAFNGSKVALTICEDAWNDKHFWQKRLYNIDPVEELVRAGGNLVINISASPFTVHKREIRLKMLQAIAADFKIPVVMCNQVGGNDGLIFDGSSLVIGADGRVLAQAKSFEEDLVFFDTETLTGDMHEQPVGPDAEAYAALVLGTRDYVRKCGFKKVVVGLSGGIDSALTAAIACDALGKDNVAGVSMPGPYSSQGSKDDARELARNLGIRYEVIPITSVFDAFREVLNPSFTGLPEDFTEENLQSRLRGSTLMALSNKFGALVLTTGNKSEMAVGYCTLYGDMCGALAVIADVPKTMVYRLSEYRNGISPVIPRSTIQKVPSAELRPNQTDQDTLPPYDVIDCILEGFVEEYKTAEEIAKEHGYDCKVVMSVIRMIERSEYKRQQAAPVLKISQKAFGTGRRFPIAAKYEGEC, encoded by the coding sequence ATGAAGATTGCCCTTGGTCAGATTAATCCCACGGTAGGGGATTTCTGCGGAAACGCCTCCAAGATTATTTCCTACACACGAGAGGCTCGGGAACGCGGCGCCGATCTCATTCTTTTTCCCGAATTGGCAATTTGCGGTTATCCCCCGCGTGACCTGGTTGAGAAGCCATCTTTTGTCACTCAAAGCGGCAATACGCTTGCCCGCCTCGCTCGGGAAGCTCAGGGGATTTCCATCGTCTGCGGTCTGGTGACGCCGGCGAAAAGCGAAACCGGGAAGTCAGTGATGAACTCTGCCGCCTGGCTGCGTGATGGGCACGTCGAATTCATGCAATCGAAGATGCTGCTGCCCACCTACGACGTTTTCGACGAAGATCGCTACTTTGCTCCCGCCCGAAAGCAAGAGATCTTTGCCTTCAATGGCTCAAAAGTTGCGCTCACGATCTGCGAAGACGCATGGAATGACAAACACTTCTGGCAAAAGCGGCTGTACAACATTGATCCCGTCGAAGAGTTAGTCCGCGCCGGCGGAAATCTGGTGATTAACATCTCGGCTTCGCCATTCACAGTTCACAAACGGGAAATTCGCCTGAAGATGCTGCAAGCCATTGCTGCAGATTTCAAGATTCCCGTCGTGATGTGCAATCAAGTCGGCGGTAATGACGGATTGATCTTCGACGGATCGAGTCTCGTAATAGGCGCTGATGGTCGCGTGCTCGCCCAAGCCAAGTCCTTCGAAGAAGATCTCGTGTTCTTCGATACCGAGACTCTGACCGGAGATATGCATGAGCAGCCAGTTGGACCCGACGCCGAAGCTTATGCGGCGTTAGTACTTGGAACGCGCGATTACGTTCGCAAGTGCGGCTTCAAGAAAGTGGTGGTTGGGCTGAGTGGAGGCATCGATAGTGCCCTGACTGCGGCCATAGCCTGCGATGCTCTAGGGAAAGACAACGTGGCCGGAGTTTCGATGCCGGGTCCCTATTCATCACAGGGTAGCAAGGACGACGCCCGCGAGTTGGCTCGAAATCTCGGAATCAGATACGAAGTCATTCCGATCACCTCGGTATTCGATGCTTTCCGTGAAGTGCTTAACCCCTCTTTCACGGGTCTACCTGAAGATTTCACGGAAGAGAATCTGCAATCGCGCCTTCGCGGATCCACATTGATGGCTCTGTCCAATAAATTCGGAGCGCTCGTGCTTACGACAGGCAACAAATCTGAAATGGCGGTCGGATATTGCACGCTATATGGCGATATGTGCGGAGCCCTGGCGGTTATCGCGGATGTACCCAAGACTATGGTGTATCGTCTGAGCGAATACCGAAATGGGATCTCTCCAGTGATCCCGCGCTCGACGATCCAGAAGGTACCATCGGCAGAGCTGCGTCCCAATCAAACTGATCAAGACACGCTGCCTCCATATGACGTAATCGATTGCATTCTTGAAGGCTTCGTCGAGGAATATAAAACCGCTGAAGAAATTGCTAAAGAGCATGGCTACGATTGCAAGGTGGTAATGTCCGTTATTCGAATGATCGAGCGCAGCGAATACAAGCGCCAGCAGGCGGCGCCAGTTTTGAAGATCAGCCAGAAAGCCTTCGGCACAGGGCGGCGTTTTCCCATTGCTGCCAAATACGAAGGCGAATGCTGA
- a CDS encoding PKD domain-containing protein: MRLRIGLVCIFLSAVQAFSATNITPTTTLAAESGNNTSAAPSFQAQSNGNATPGNVSKVATSTLLYSGSTTAVYAHFMPWFGVSYHMNVGYNSADPTQVKKQVDDMISRGIAGVIIDWYGPNASQENATTLAMANEAQSRNGAFQFAIMEDAGAISNCANTSGCDVTAALISDLNYITQTYISSPAYIRWNGNPVVFYFGVESYPIDWTRVRANTAGNLQFVFENDGGFTRSYSNGGFSWVQPSNVTQSDPMSLNYLTDFYSTAQQYPAKLPVGASYKGFNDTLASWSANRIMQQQCGQTWLSSFAKANSMWSTSKQLAWFQLVTWNDYEEATEIETGIDNCVSVNASVSGSTLNWSITGNENTLDHYTIFISSDGQNLMSLGDFPVGTHSLDLSSFGFNAGTYSVYVKAVGKPSILNHISAAATYLSGGGGQPQPPVARLSLSPGSGTAPLTVTASTSSSTDPQGSALTSTINFGDGASAAGPIASHTYANTGKYTVSATVTDALNLQAQATATVSVTANPTLTVTQPLNNSTVPGPIHVVANGSAPSGVDALQIYLDHTLVYQINASSMDTTVSAAAGTHLLVLKLWDKLGNAYMQSLNVTVAPSFSASLSLNPTTTSVGSSVTATVSSSSGTIASSQIAWGDGTSSAGPSASHVYAQAGTYTVSASATSTQGATAQARATVNVSAQTVTLNVAQPANGASTYSPIHVVASGSAPSGVDAMQIYLDGALVYQINAASFDTTVAASKGTHAVVVKLWDKLGNPYKKSISVTVLAPLVASLSVSPTTVSVGSSVQATVSAASGAIGNSSIYWGDGTQSPGPMASHTYGSAGTYTVTAQAADAVKSVSAGSVAVTVQAKAGVVMQSPLANSVVPLSMRVQGYSTSPIGIVAMQIYIDGALIYQNALSQVDTYLNVSPGSHLVALKAWDSAGAAYMQTATVTAQ, encoded by the coding sequence GTGCGTTTGCGCATTGGGCTCGTTTGTATTTTTCTTTCCGCGGTACAGGCATTTTCAGCTACCAACATTACACCGACCACAACTCTAGCCGCTGAATCCGGCAACAACACCAGCGCGGCTCCAAGTTTTCAAGCTCAGAGCAACGGCAACGCAACCCCAGGAAATGTAAGCAAGGTTGCGACCAGCACGCTGCTCTACAGCGGTTCGACCACCGCAGTCTATGCACACTTCATGCCGTGGTTCGGTGTGAGCTATCACATGAACGTGGGCTATAACTCGGCCGATCCGACGCAGGTAAAAAAGCAGGTCGATGACATGATCAGCCGCGGCATCGCCGGCGTAATCATCGACTGGTACGGTCCGAATGCTTCTCAGGAAAATGCAACGACATTGGCAATGGCGAATGAGGCTCAATCCCGAAACGGGGCATTCCAATTCGCCATTATGGAAGACGCCGGTGCCATCAGCAACTGCGCCAACACCAGCGGCTGCGACGTTACTGCGGCGCTTATCTCCGACCTCAACTACATTACGCAAACCTACATCAGTTCGCCGGCCTACATTCGCTGGAATGGCAATCCGGTCGTGTTCTATTTTGGCGTCGAGTCGTACCCGATTGACTGGACGCGCGTTCGCGCGAACACTGCCGGTAATCTTCAGTTCGTCTTTGAAAATGACGGCGGATTTACGCGCTCGTACTCGAATGGTGGATTCTCCTGGGTGCAGCCTTCCAATGTGACGCAGAGCGATCCAATGTCGCTGAACTATCTGACCGACTTCTACTCGACCGCGCAGCAGTATCCTGCCAAGCTTCCTGTGGGAGCTTCCTACAAAGGTTTCAACGACACGCTCGCTTCCTGGAGCGCCAATCGCATCATGCAACAGCAATGCGGTCAAACTTGGCTCAGCAGCTTTGCGAAAGCTAACAGCATGTGGTCGACTTCGAAACAGCTTGCGTGGTTTCAGCTTGTCACCTGGAACGATTACGAGGAAGCCACGGAAATTGAAACGGGAATTGACAATTGCGTGAGCGTCAACGCGTCGGTGTCCGGAAGCACCTTGAATTGGAGCATCACCGGAAACGAGAACACGCTCGATCACTACACCATATTTATCAGCAGCGACGGGCAGAACCTGATGTCTTTGGGAGATTTCCCAGTCGGGACACATTCGCTCGATCTGTCAAGCTTTGGTTTCAATGCGGGAACGTACTCGGTGTATGTAAAGGCGGTAGGAAAGCCCTCGATTCTGAATCATATCTCCGCAGCAGCCACATACCTCAGCGGAGGAGGTGGACAGCCTCAGCCCCCGGTGGCGAGGCTCTCTCTAAGTCCCGGATCAGGAACGGCGCCCCTGACCGTTACAGCCTCGACTTCCTCCTCGACCGATCCGCAGGGCAGCGCTCTTACTTCGACGATTAATTTCGGAGACGGTGCGAGTGCCGCAGGTCCCATTGCTTCCCACACCTACGCCAACACTGGCAAGTACACGGTTTCGGCGACGGTGACTGACGCTCTGAACCTGCAGGCGCAAGCGACGGCTACAGTGAGCGTAACGGCGAACCCGACACTCACGGTGACTCAGCCGCTTAACAATTCGACGGTGCCCGGTCCCATTCATGTCGTGGCGAACGGATCCGCTCCGAGCGGTGTGGATGCTCTCCAGATTTATCTCGACCACACTCTCGTGTATCAGATCAATGCAAGCTCCATGGACACCACAGTGAGTGCAGCGGCGGGCACTCACTTGCTTGTCCTCAAGCTCTGGGACAAGCTCGGCAATGCTTACATGCAGTCACTTAACGTCACTGTTGCTCCTTCGTTTTCGGCTTCGCTTTCCCTGAACCCAACCACGACTTCTGTGGGATCGAGCGTGACTGCAACCGTGAGCTCCAGTTCGGGAACGATCGCCAGCTCACAAATCGCATGGGGAGACGGCACGAGCTCTGCGGGTCCTTCGGCTTCGCACGTCTATGCCCAAGCTGGTACCTATACGGTCTCAGCTTCTGCGACCAGCACCCAGGGCGCCACGGCGCAGGCTAGGGCGACTGTAAACGTTAGTGCTCAGACTGTTACGCTCAACGTCGCGCAACCTGCCAATGGAGCTTCCACGTACTCGCCAATACACGTGGTCGCCAGTGGGTCGGCTCCCAGCGGCGTCGATGCTATGCAGATTTACCTTGATGGAGCCCTGGTTTATCAGATAAATGCTGCATCTTTCGACACAACAGTTGCCGCGAGCAAAGGTACGCACGCCGTAGTGGTGAAATTGTGGGATAAACTCGGAAACCCTTACAAGAAGAGCATAAGTGTTACAGTGCTTGCGCCGCTGGTCGCCTCTTTGTCGGTCAGCCCAACAACGGTTAGCGTTGGCAGCAGCGTGCAGGCCACTGTGTCGGCTGCTTCAGGAGCGATTGGGAATTCATCCATCTACTGGGGAGATGGAACTCAGTCTCCTGGTCCCATGGCTTCGCATACATATGGTTCAGCCGGTACTTACACGGTTACGGCCCAGGCAGCAGACGCGGTGAAATCGGTATCCGCCGGTTCGGTAGCAGTCACTGTACAAGCTAAAGCAGGTGTGGTGATGCAGTCGCCACTCGCCAATAGTGTGGTACCTCTCTCGATGCGCGTCCAAGGATATTCAACTTCCCCAATCGGGATTGTTGCCATGCAGATTTACATAGATGGCGCGCTCATTTATCAGAACGCCTTGAGCCAGGTGGATACATATCTGAATGTTTCTCCAGGAAGCCATCTTGTGGCTTTGAAAGCCTGGGACAGTGCCGGTGCTGCCTATATGCAGACGGCTACCGTCACTGCACAGTAA
- a CDS encoding glycerophosphodiester phosphodiesterase yields the protein MNSRPLLLGHRGARKYAAENSFAAFDLAIEHGCDGFEFDVRYTRDARCVICHDALYRRRRIVSRSFAELSLPDAEEVIQKYGSRAFLDIELKTPGDAGPILRALAEARAKHYIISSFLPEVLHRVAAENVDVPLGLICETFRQLRRWPKLPIGAVIMNWRLADKSLIDELHSARLQTFIWTVNSRREMERLRELGVDGIISDDTKLLVATIRPRNEGNSGLQIPKSRNHEIAK from the coding sequence ATGAACTCTCGTCCGCTCCTGCTCGGACACCGCGGTGCGCGCAAATATGCAGCTGAGAACTCATTCGCAGCTTTTGATCTCGCTATAGAACACGGCTGCGACGGCTTCGAATTCGACGTGCGCTACACGCGAGACGCGCGCTGTGTGATTTGCCACGATGCACTTTATCGGCGTCGACGAATCGTCAGCCGTTCGTTTGCTGAACTGAGCCTCCCCGATGCCGAAGAAGTAATCCAGAAGTACGGCTCGCGCGCTTTTCTGGATATTGAATTGAAGACGCCGGGCGATGCTGGTCCAATCTTGCGTGCCCTCGCCGAAGCGCGAGCAAAACACTACATCATTTCTTCATTTCTCCCAGAAGTACTGCATCGTGTTGCAGCCGAGAACGTAGATGTTCCGCTTGGTCTGATTTGCGAAACCTTCCGGCAACTTCGACGCTGGCCGAAGTTGCCCATTGGCGCAGTCATCATGAACTGGCGTCTCGCGGATAAGAGCTTGATTGACGAACTTCACTCGGCTCGGTTGCAGACCTTCATCTGGACTGTGAATAGCAGGCGAGAAATGGAACGGCTCAGGGAGCTCGGCGTCGATGGAATCATCTCAGACGACACTAAGCTGCTCGTCGCGACTATCAGGCCAAGGAATGAGGGGAACTCAGGTCTGCAAATCCCGAAATCGCGAAATCACGAAATCGCGAAATAG
- a CDS encoding GNAT family N-acetyltransferase — protein sequence MEIIDLRHFGAVELRPLLMEEARLWSERMSWDYQSSAEMILRYLDSKILPGYAAVDDGRTLGYSFFVYEGSKGVVGDMFTSARADRDLGARLLDHVAETLQNSPGIHRIEAQLLLHDAGTTSSPFLQRGFRRFPRLFMSLPLRQAPVFQAPELMNITLRPWAEQDFQPAANVIMQAYAGHIDSEINDQYRSIAGSLRFLNNIVRFPGCGTFDPASSFTAVHNSSRAVVGMLLCSRVRDDVGHVTQVCLLPEFRGQGLARAMMKACLRSLLDRRFSELSLTVTEGNRNAVDLYRRLGFHTRRIFDAFVWEG from the coding sequence GTGGAAATTATCGATCTGCGACATTTTGGCGCGGTGGAGCTTCGTCCGCTACTGATGGAGGAGGCGCGGCTATGGTCAGAGCGCATGAGTTGGGATTACCAAAGCTCCGCCGAGATGATCCTGCGCTATCTGGATTCGAAGATTCTTCCCGGCTATGCGGCCGTGGACGACGGACGCACTCTTGGCTATTCGTTTTTTGTGTATGAAGGCAGCAAGGGTGTAGTGGGCGATATGTTTACGTCGGCGCGCGCGGATCGCGATCTTGGCGCACGTCTGCTGGACCATGTAGCCGAGACACTGCAAAACTCTCCCGGCATTCATCGCATTGAAGCTCAATTATTACTGCACGATGCCGGTACGACCTCTTCTCCGTTCCTGCAGCGGGGATTCCGTCGATTTCCGCGGCTCTTCATGTCACTTCCTTTGCGTCAAGCGCCTGTATTTCAGGCGCCTGAGCTGATGAACATCACCCTTCGTCCATGGGCGGAGCAGGATTTTCAGCCTGCGGCAAACGTGATTATGCAGGCGTATGCCGGACACATCGATTCGGAAATCAACGACCAGTACCGCAGCATTGCCGGCTCCTTGCGCTTCTTGAACAACATTGTGCGTTTTCCCGGATGCGGAACCTTCGATCCTGCATCCTCGTTTACTGCTGTTCACAATTCTTCTCGTGCGGTTGTGGGAATGCTCCTCTGCTCGCGCGTGCGTGACGACGTGGGACACGTGACTCAGGTCTGTCTCTTACCCGAATTTCGAGGGCAAGGGCTGGCGCGCGCCATGATGAAGGCATGTCTGCGCAGTCTGCTGGACCGGCGATTTAGCGAGTTGTCACTTACAGTGACGGAAGGAAATCGGAACGCAGTGGATCTATATCGCCGCTTGGGATTCCACACTCGACGAATATTCGATGCCTTTGTCTGGGAAGGCTAG
- a CDS encoding glycosyltransferase family 39 protein: MPESSTSNLRILVIEITTVVALSLLLFFYGLGNFGLAGADEPRYAQIAREMLRNNDFVTPTLHGNPWLEKPALYYWRAAAAFRTFGVHDWAARLPSATFALALVIIIYFHMRRFRPGAQFGAALITGASAAIIGFSRGASTDMQLAAPFAFAMLGWYAWFETGSKFWLFDLYFFLAVGTLAKGPVAPGLAFFILLIFAAVRRDFRTLWKTFWWPGVVIYSAIVLPWYIAVQRANNDFFKVFFLQHNLERFATDLFQHRQPFWYYIPVLILSLMPWTVYAITALLSAAKQTWREWRNSAPGQVRESEQVGDSFPEFLVIWALFPVVFFSFSQSKLPGYILPAIPPCTILTADYLRRRRKQAMRIGLVFAHALLTALLTVAVLLVPHLVLDPKSVPPADALAYACAIGAAVFCFIFFLVKRRGHRMLLWTTIVPVAFGVFFLLHYSGRILGEAYSSRQVAAFIEKVEQQHVPPQFRPVAVFQARRDVEYGLGFYLDEPIDRYERGEIPKSEHILVAREGEHAAIAKLLGPTRKFVSFGSPFRDVENPQHLEVLWVSSSDSLTR; the protein is encoded by the coding sequence ATGCCCGAGAGCAGCACATCCAATCTGCGCATTTTGGTGATTGAGATCACCACCGTTGTTGCTCTATCCTTGCTGCTTTTCTTTTATGGTCTCGGAAATTTTGGATTAGCGGGCGCGGATGAACCCCGTTATGCGCAGATAGCCCGCGAGATGCTGCGCAACAACGACTTCGTAACCCCCACTTTGCATGGGAATCCGTGGCTGGAGAAACCCGCGCTCTACTACTGGCGTGCCGCGGCGGCGTTCAGAACATTTGGGGTGCATGACTGGGCGGCGCGCCTCCCTTCTGCGACCTTCGCTCTGGCCCTCGTTATCATCATTTATTTCCACATGCGGCGCTTCCGTCCTGGCGCTCAGTTCGGAGCCGCACTCATTACGGGTGCCTCAGCAGCGATCATTGGATTTTCACGCGGCGCTTCTACCGACATGCAGCTGGCGGCGCCATTCGCGTTCGCTATGCTGGGCTGGTATGCCTGGTTCGAAACGGGAAGCAAGTTCTGGCTGTTCGACCTCTACTTCTTTTTGGCTGTAGGCACTCTGGCCAAAGGACCAGTGGCTCCAGGGCTCGCATTTTTTATCCTTCTCATCTTTGCCGCGGTGCGGCGGGATTTCCGAACGCTGTGGAAGACATTCTGGTGGCCGGGAGTGGTCATCTATTCGGCTATTGTGCTTCCCTGGTACATCGCGGTCCAGCGAGCGAACAACGATTTCTTCAAGGTTTTCTTCCTGCAACACAATCTCGAACGCTTCGCGACGGACCTCTTCCAGCATCGCCAGCCCTTCTGGTACTACATTCCCGTTCTGATACTTTCACTGATGCCGTGGACAGTCTATGCGATCACCGCACTGCTCTCGGCCGCCAAGCAGACCTGGCGCGAATGGCGCAACTCCGCTCCGGGACAAGTCAGGGAAAGTGAGCAGGTGGGGGACTCGTTCCCCGAATTCCTGGTGATCTGGGCGCTGTTTCCCGTCGTGTTCTTTTCGTTTTCGCAGTCAAAGCTGCCGGGATACATCCTCCCTGCGATCCCGCCCTGCACGATTTTGACCGCGGACTATTTGCGCCGAAGGAGAAAGCAGGCGATGCGCATCGGACTCGTGTTTGCACATGCGCTGCTGACTGCCCTCCTTACAGTGGCCGTCCTGCTGGTTCCGCATCTTGTTCTAGATCCCAAATCGGTTCCGCCGGCCGATGCACTCGCGTATGCCTGCGCGATTGGGGCAGCGGTATTCTGCTTCATCTTTTTTCTGGTAAAGCGACGCGGACACCGAATGCTGCTCTGGACCACGATCGTTCCCGTAGCTTTCGGAGTCTTCTTTCTGCTCCACTATTCAGGACGAATCTTAGGGGAGGCCTATTCAAGCCGGCAGGTTGCCGCGTTCATCGAGAAGGTTGAACAGCAACATGTCCCACCACAATTTCGACCGGTGGCGGTTTTCCAGGCGCGTCGTGACGTCGAGTATGGTCTCGGCTTTTATCTTGACGAACCAATCGATCGGTATGAGCGCGGTGAAATTCCCAAAAGCGAACACATCCTGGTGGCGCGGGAAGGCGAGCACGCGGCGATTGCAAAGCTGCTCGGACCAACGCGAAAGTTCGTGTCCTTTGGTTCCCCGTTTCGGGATGTAGAGAATCCGCAGCATTTGGAGGTGCTCTGGGTTTCGTCAAGTGACTCTCTGACAAGGTAA
- a CDS encoding bifunctional oligoribonuclease/PAP phosphatase NrnA, whose translation MIDQVLKEIQQRDAFLLTSHARPDGDAIGSLLGLYQILIYLGKTARVVMSDPVPLIYNGLPHAHVIEHSSTVPAEAPEVAIILECDSIQRTRLQGLEGRFLINIDHHNSAREFAHLNWIDEKACAVAEMVYRLGRAASVPMTPEMATCLYTAVLTDTGSFCFTGTNAHTFEIALELVRNGAKPVDIAYNVYFSNPTAKMRLLGAALSNLHREGSLAYMHLSLSEMERSGGLEEDCEGIVNYALSIQGVEVALFFRELADGRYRVSLRSKGQVNVAAIAERFGGGGHSCASGCAVAGPLAASLEAILSQLRGAAPLHGHMPEATV comes from the coding sequence ATGATTGACCAGGTGCTCAAGGAAATCCAGCAGCGCGATGCGTTCCTGCTAACCTCGCACGCGCGCCCTGACGGTGACGCGATTGGGTCCCTGCTCGGCCTCTATCAGATACTGATCTACCTTGGGAAGACTGCGCGCGTGGTGATGAGCGATCCAGTGCCGCTGATCTATAACGGACTACCGCACGCACACGTGATCGAACATTCGTCAACAGTCCCGGCGGAAGCTCCTGAAGTGGCCATCATTCTTGAATGTGACAGCATTCAGCGTACTAGACTGCAAGGCTTGGAAGGCCGTTTTCTGATCAACATCGATCATCACAACAGCGCGCGCGAATTTGCGCACTTGAATTGGATCGATGAAAAAGCATGCGCCGTGGCAGAGATGGTTTACCGGTTAGGCCGTGCCGCAAGCGTTCCAATGACTCCCGAAATGGCTACCTGCCTGTACACGGCAGTCCTCACTGACACCGGGTCCTTCTGCTTCACGGGTACGAATGCCCATACGTTTGAGATCGCTCTGGAGTTGGTTCGAAATGGAGCCAAGCCGGTGGACATCGCGTACAACGTGTATTTCTCCAATCCCACGGCGAAGATGCGGCTGCTTGGAGCTGCGCTCTCGAATCTTCATCGCGAAGGCTCGCTGGCCTATATGCATCTCTCGCTTTCCGAAATGGAACGCAGCGGAGGGTTGGAGGAGGACTGCGAAGGCATCGTCAACTATGCTCTGAGTATTCAAGGAGTCGAGGTGGCATTGTTCTTTCGCGAACTCGCTGACGGACGCTATCGTGTGAGCTTGCGCAGCAAGGGGCAGGTCAACGTCGCGGCCATCGCCGAACGCTTCGGGGGTGGTGGACACAGCTGCGCCAGCGGATGCGCGGTCGCTGGGCCACTCGCTGCTTCATTGGAAGCGATTCTCAGTCAATTGCGCGGCGCCGCTCCGCTTCACGGACACATGCCGGAAGCCACCGTCTAA